In Lolium rigidum isolate FL_2022 chromosome 7, APGP_CSIRO_Lrig_0.1, whole genome shotgun sequence, the DNA window TCGTCGTTTCTGTTTTAGTCTATGAAAATTGTCAGTATTCTTTATGATCCCTTTGACTACGCATTTGCATTTGTGCTGAACTTACTcaaattttcattttttatttctgCTATACTATTTAATTGACTGTATGAAGGTTTGAATATCTTCGGCTTCGCTGTCGCCATGTATGGAATTTTGACAATCGCAGAGCAAATGTATTTAGTAGTATCTACTAAAATGATCTATGTAATGTGCAACTCTACATGCCATCGATTAAAAGAAAGCCAAGGAGTCACATATCTGTATATCACCCTAGTAGCAGTTTTGATTTTCATTGCACTCATTCATTCTTGTTTGTAAATATCATCTACAAATGTGTTTTGCTCCTTTGTAACTTTTTCCATGTATTGTCTTGCAAGGGTTCCTGAAATGATTTATTGTGTAGCTTCTCTATTGGTGCTAATTGATGTAGACAAAAGCTACTATCCTATATCTGACACATCCCTGTCCAAATTTACCATTATTGTACAATATTGATCCTGAATATATTTACTGGGTATTCTGGGATGACCTTTTGAATGTACTTGTACCGTTTTTTTTTTCTCCAGTGCACAACTTAtgtatgcatttttttttttggcagacTATGCATTCAGTCATCGAAAGTTTGGTGGAAATGCGCAGTCCATAACAAAAGACCGTTGGGTACATCATACATCATTCTTATGGGACTATGATGTGAAAAATATGAGTTATTTAAAGAACCCACAACGTGCTCCTGAATATCGGCAGGTACGCAGTTCTCTCCATTGTATCTTGCCTTGAACCAACCGACGTATTAAAGTTTCAAACTTTCTAAACAGAACATGAGACTTAGCAACCTTAACTCTGGCTAATTATTTCTGCATGTGAGCTTTTATTGTCTGTTATGTTGCCAAATTTAAGGCTCATCAGTATTGGTATATATGCCCAAAAGTAGGAAAGCAAGTTGAGCTATTAGTAGCCATACAGTGGCATCTTGGGTACTATTTAAACCAGTGAACAGCTGGCAGTGGGTATTATTTAGTGGTTTTTCGATCAGATGATTTTATAATTTTTACCTAACTGTCAACTGAATTCTTGGTGCAATTATTGACCCAGTTTACCCAAGAACAGATTTAACTCATCGGTTACTTCCAGTTGTAGAAACATCAGCGATAGTTGCAGTGAGGCATATTAAGAAAGTGTAAGAGCAGGATGGCAATCTACTATTATCTGATTGACACCTGAAGGATGAATAATTTGAGGGGTTTCAGTATATATTTGTTTATATACTTGTGCATATCTCGCTGAAAGCAGTGAGTTGAGTACTGCATACCGGCTTAcgaaatttcttgaaatttttgcTCTAACGGAAATAGGTTCTGATTTAGAAATGTAGAAAGGTGGTGTGAAGCATATGAGTACTGCTTATTGGCTTACGAAGTTTCTGGAAATCTTTGCTCTAACGGAAATAGGTTCTGATTTAGAAATGTAGAAAGGTGGTGTGAAGCATATGAGTACTGCTTACTGGCTTACGAAGTTTCTGGAAATCTTTGCTCTAACGGAAATAGGTTCTGATTTAGAAATGTAGAAAAGTGGTGTGAAGCGTATGTCAGAAAGTGTCATGAAATATCTTGCTAACACGTAGGCCTTTTAACTCTTATGAGTCTTTGAAGGTGAGCCATGGCGATTTCCAAAttaatgctttttttttttcaggCGAGGAACCACACAGATTTCCTGTGTCGCATGAGCGAGTATATGCCATCACGGTCAGATTTTACTGAAGGGATAACTGCCGCACTTGGAGACCACTTTACAGTCCAACACACAGAGCTAGAAACAGCCCTTTCTGATGACCATGAGTTTGTGCCTTCTACAAAGCTGTTATCGCCGCAGGACTTGCAAGATATTATCTCCTCAAAAGAATCCCCTACAGTGGAGAGAGTTCAAGGATGGCCACGGTCATGAAGACAACTTATTCAGTGACATTATTTTGATGCCACACGGTGAACTCACAGGTTACTAAGATGACTTATTTTGTGACATGTGAAAACTATTGTCATATGATGAACTCGACCTGGAGTTCAGACTTCAGACGGCACTTTTCTTACTGTATTTATTGCTTCAATAACCGAAGCATCTTTTGTTGGAGTGAGCTGGGAGCCTTATTCAGATTTCGGATAGTTGTACGTGCTATATTTATTCTGGGGTACTCTCTCCGTTAGGAATTATAAGGCCAGGGAGCATTTAACATTTGTTAGGAATTATAAGGCCAGGGAGCAATTAACATTTGTTAGGAATTATAAggcatctctcattttgttgtcctTTTCTCTTTTAATGCATGTTTTTTCTTTCCCTTCTCATATGCATGAGTAATGCTGTGTCAGAGGTTTTTTCTTTTTGCGAGAACCAAGTTGCTAGGTTTTTGACATTACTACAGCGCCTGAAGGTAATCAGGTATGCCAACGAAGCCAGGGCCGAAAGCCAGAAGCAAGCAGTGACATGCACCTCCATGATGTGCACAATTACCAACTCAGCACCTTTTGTTTTGAGGTTTTGAGAAGAGGCGCCCTCAACCTGTTCTGAATGTGCCTCTTTCTTCAGCAGATTCTTCACATTTTTTTGTCCTTGCGACGAATCCGATCGGGTCTTCATAATTTGGAGTAAAAGGATTCGAACCTTTGCATGCCTGTACCAAAAACCGATGCCTTACCACTTGGTTATCGGGGAAGAAGTGGTGGAAGGTGGAGAAGCCGGAAGGAGTCTAGGATACTCTGACGTGCTGTGCGCCCCTGTTTGCAAGCGCCTCCTAGCGGCTGACGCCTCCCTCTGCTCATGCGGTGGCATGTTATTGTCGAGCAGAGCTGAACGCAACTAGGGTTCGACCCTAGGGGAGAAAGGGTACTACCCTTGTTGAACCTAAATATTTCTGGTCCGCCCCTGTACCCTAACGGTATCTCCAGCAAGGTGACCAATAAT includes these proteins:
- the LOC124677682 gene encoding lipoate-protein ligase A-like; translated protein: MRLVTMGGAPIMQQLHLEERLLRRTSDNWCIVNDGTAPPTIVMGVSGKVSELVEIQPVLQDRVPVIRRFSGGGTVIVDQGTVFVTFICNKTAVAGLQPFPRDIMTWTGQLYGKVFRGFGEFHLRENDYAFSHRKFGGNAQSITKDRWVHHTSFLWDYDVKNMSYLKNPQRAPEYRQARNHTDFLCRMSEYMPSRSDFTEGITAALGDHFTVQHTELETALSDDHEFVPSTKLLSPQDLQDIISSKESPTVERVQGWPRS